One Synechococcus sp. MU1617 DNA window includes the following coding sequences:
- a CDS encoding AhpC/TSA family protein, which yields MIPLDPLLQRLAGVAGMEGGSKRLVVVLGQLGDFDSIEYAQALVPRLPQLAALGVKVQLFGIGNAASAERFAAFTGFPLQQLIADPSPLLHESLGLEAGLKLPGGPWPGFLLMCAGVGSPGTLREVLRGYTGDRSAAQIFDDDELVEAFPLPRFRGALFRRAGGEGFQRPFELATKRLRNMNEVLSNWRTYVPCDDYITQRGATVLLDGDDSVIYSHRDLSLLGYSATMERPLAFLDEVLSEG from the coding sequence ATGATTCCACTGGACCCACTACTGCAACGGCTGGCCGGGGTTGCCGGCATGGAGGGCGGCTCGAAGCGTCTTGTTGTTGTGCTGGGCCAGCTGGGAGATTTCGACTCGATCGAATACGCCCAGGCGTTGGTGCCGCGGCTCCCCCAGTTGGCGGCGCTTGGGGTCAAGGTTCAGCTGTTCGGCATCGGCAATGCCGCCAGCGCCGAGCGGTTTGCTGCCTTCACCGGGTTCCCCCTGCAGCAGCTGATCGCTGATCCATCACCGCTGTTGCATGAATCCCTGGGGTTGGAGGCCGGCTTGAAACTGCCCGGTGGGCCCTGGCCTGGCTTTTTACTGATGTGCGCCGGCGTGGGCTCGCCGGGCACCCTGCGCGAGGTGCTGCGCGGCTACACCGGGGATCGCTCGGCTGCCCAGATCTTCGACGACGACGAGTTGGTTGAGGCGTTTCCTCTGCCGCGCTTCCGAGGTGCTCTGTTCCGCCGGGCTGGTGGCGAGGGGTTCCAGCGGCCGTTTGAGCTCGCCACCAAGCGTCTGCGCAACATGAACGAAGTGCTCAGCAACTGGCGCACCTATGTGCCCTGTGACGACTACATCACCCAGCGCGGCGCCACCGTTCTGCTCGATGGGGATGACAGCGTGATCTACTCCCACCGCGATCTAAGCCTGCTCGGCTACTCAGCCACCATGGAACGCCCCCTGGCGTTTCTCGATGAGGTTTTGTCTGAGGGCTGA
- a CDS encoding rhomboid family intramembrane serine protease, with the protein MRARLLLPLLILALAWGQELIDQLIFAGQWNLPMGPDQPWWGVITAPFSHAGLGHLISNSLAFLPLSWLVLSRGMRDYLSVWLSVLLINIPVALFWPARSHGLSGVVYGLLGYLLLIGWLERRILSIVLGLVAFWLYGSALIALIPGVSPAGVSWIGHSAGFIGGLVAALAVYREPSAA; encoded by the coding sequence ATGCGCGCTCGACTGCTGCTGCCCCTGCTGATCCTGGCGTTGGCCTGGGGGCAGGAGCTGATCGACCAACTGATCTTTGCGGGGCAGTGGAACCTGCCAATGGGCCCGGATCAACCGTGGTGGGGGGTCATCACAGCGCCATTCAGCCATGCCGGCTTGGGGCATCTGATCTCCAACAGCCTGGCGTTTCTGCCCCTGAGCTGGCTGGTGCTCAGCCGGGGGATGCGCGATTACCTGAGCGTCTGGCTGTCGGTGCTGCTGATCAACATTCCCGTCGCCCTGTTCTGGCCGGCCCGCAGCCATGGACTCTCGGGCGTGGTTTACGGACTGCTGGGCTACCTGCTGCTGATCGGCTGGCTGGAACGTCGCATTTTGTCCATCGTCCTAGGCCTGGTGGCGTTCTGGCTCTACGGCTCAGCCCTGATCGCGTTGATCCCCGGCGTTTCACCCGCCGGCGTGAGCTGGATCGGCCACAGCGCAGGCTTCATCGGGGGATTGGTGGCAGCTCTTGCGGTGTATCGCGAGCCTTCCGCCGCTTGA